In one window of Erinaceus europaeus chromosome 17, mEriEur2.1, whole genome shotgun sequence DNA:
- the SCGB1C1 gene encoding secretoglobin family 1C member 1, whose product MKGSSALLLAAVTLLCTFGLALADDNNEFFMDFLQTLLVGTPEELYEGPLGKYEVNADAKAALTELKSCIDGLQPMHKAELVKLLVQVLGSLDGA is encoded by the exons ATGAAGGGGAGTAGTGCCCTCCTGCTGGCAGCCGTCACCCTGCTCTGCACCTTCG GACTGGCCCTAGCGGATGACAACAATGAGTTTTTCATGGACTTCCTGCAaacgctgctggtgggaacacCAGAGGAGCTGTACGAGGGCCCCCTGGGCAAGTACGAGGTCAACGCAGACGCTAAGGCCGCACTGACAGAGCTCAAGTCCTGCATAGATGGCCTGCAGCCCATGCACAAGGCAGAGCTGGTCAAGCTGCTG GTGCAAGTGCTGGGCAGTCTGGACGGTGCGTAG